In one window of Spiroplasma corruscae DNA:
- a CDS encoding ComEC/Rec2 family competence protein, with amino-acid sequence MKSSWKLLILLLTFQLVFLIFYYIAITVTNEGIFNVVEVNEQYIIVKRLFVKYYIKVGGSNYSVGEYVYLKGELFNIDKTYVKWGFDFNEYLLKSNIKFELINTSINKRGTNNLRYYFINFMNSGNKLVNLMLFQNKKNDLIYKNLIELGIPHLVNFGGMNLYILDRIFDKKLFRSKNYYKTVKIIFLVFILFYNYILGFKLFITKSITGVLFRFLKQLKFNNLSGWNSQSLQWIILLWINPFYIYSIGFLYSILFLVFFINFFDNKYKKKKHYFYNYLLLNSLILPLQVYFNYKFLIFSSLFELFLFPIISISFIFVFFLPFFQIISNFIYDVILNLTTVLKYINISILVGNITISILIIYYISLRFMQFSSTYCNKKKIITFIMYVFSSVSIIQYNQVNYWTNSITMLNVGNGNSFLLKKNNTNIIFDAGAGYGYSETIYKNFLEYKGIRKIDLVFISHNHLDHYNQLKKIQELYKINKIYYNDNVDTYINYKNIEILNFVELGNKDENDNSIVSLLNINNTKILFMGDSTKKSESRLLLNNDFLKSIEGGIDFLQVGHHGSKTSSSNEFINTIKPKSCYISSKHEKYKNFPSDETIETLKNNKCQIFTTNSINNYEYNINTKSTKKIKKTSF; translated from the coding sequence ATGAAATCATCATGAAAGTTATTGATATTACTATTAACATTTCAGCTAGTATTTCTAATATTTTATTATATTGCAATAACAGTTACAAATGAAGGGATATTCAATGTAGTTGAAGTAAATGAACAATATATTATAGTAAAAAGACTGTTTGTCAAATATTACATAAAAGTAGGGGGGTCTAATTACTCAGTAGGGGAGTATGTATATTTGAAAGGGGAGTTATTTAATATAGATAAAACCTATGTTAAATGAGGTTTTGATTTTAATGAATATCTCTTAAAGTCTAATATTAAATTTGAGTTGATAAATACATCTATTAATAAGCGTGGTACAAATAATTTAAGGTATTATTTTATAAACTTTATGAACAGTGGAAATAAATTAGTTAATTTAATGTTATTTCAAAATAAAAAAAATGATCTTATATATAAAAATTTAATTGAACTTGGTATCCCTCACTTGGTTAATTTTGGTGGTATGAATTTATATATATTAGATAGAATCTTTGATAAGAAATTATTTAGAAGTAAAAATTATTACAAGACTGTAAAGATCATATTCTTAGTTTTTATTTTATTCTATAATTATATTTTAGGTTTTAAATTATTCATTACTAAGTCAATTACTGGAGTATTATTTCGCTTTTTAAAACAGCTTAAATTTAATAATTTATCTGGGTGAAATTCTCAAAGCTTACAATGAATTATTTTATTGTGAATTAATCCTTTTTATATATATAGTATTGGTTTTTTATATAGTATTTTATTCTTAGTATTCTTCATAAATTTTTTTGATAATAAATATAAAAAGAAAAAACACTATTTTTATAATTATTTATTATTGAATTCTTTAATACTACCTTTACAAGTTTATTTCAATTACAAGTTTCTTATTTTTTCTTCTTTATTCGAGTTATTTTTATTTCCTATTATTTCAATTTCATTTATTTTTGTATTCTTTTTACCTTTTTTTCAAATAATATCTAATTTTATATATGATGTAATATTAAATCTAACAACAGTTTTGAAATATATAAATATATCAATATTAGTAGGAAATATTACGATAAGTATATTAATTATTTACTACATTAGCTTAAGGTTTATGCAATTCTCAAGTACTTATTGTAATAAGAAAAAAATAATTACTTTTATAATGTATGTTTTTAGTTCTGTTAGTATTATTCAATACAATCAAGTAAATTATTGAACTAATAGTATTACTATGCTTAATGTTGGAAATGGTAATAGTTTTTTATTAAAGAAAAATAATACAAATATTATATTTGATGCTGGTGCGGGTTATGGTTATTCAGAGACTATTTATAAAAACTTTTTAGAATATAAGGGTATTAGAAAAATTGATTTAGTTTTTATAAGCCATAATCATTTAGATCATTATAATCAGCTTAAAAAAATACAAGAGTTATACAAGATAAATAAAATATATTATAACGATAATGTTGATACTTATATTAATTATAAAAATATTGAAATATTAAATTTTGTTGAATTAGGCAACAAGGATGAAAACGATAATTCTATTGTTTCCTTATTAAATATAAATAATACAAAGATCTTATTTATGGGCGACAGTACAAAAAAAAGTGAGAGTAGATTATTGTTAAATAATGATTTTTTAAAATCTATAGAAGGTGGTATTGATTTCTTACAAGTTGGTCACCACGGTAGCAAAACAAGTAGCTCTAATGAATTTATCAACACTATAAAACCAAAATCTTGCTATATAAGCAGTAAACATGAAAAGTATAAGAATTTTCCAAGTGATGAGACAATAGAAACACTTAAGAATAATAAATGTCAGATATTTACAACAAATAGTATTAATAATTATGAATATAATATAAATACTAAAAGTACAAAAAAGATAAAAAAAACCTCGTTTTAA
- the rpsT gene encoding 30S ribosomal protein S20, whose amino-acid sequence MANIKSQEKRILTNEKSRIANKAFRSKVKTAIKKAMVAKNDNLENKEQLVNEAVSLLDKSIIKGIFKANKAAREKSRLMR is encoded by the coding sequence ATGGCAAATATTAAGTCACAAGAGAAAAGAATTCTTACCAATGAAAAGTCAAGAATTGCAAATAAGGCATTTAGAAGTAAAGTAAAAACAGCTATCAAAAAAGCAATGGTAGCAAAAAATGATAATTTAGAAAATAAAGAACAATTAGTTAATGAAGCGGTTAGTTTGCTTGATAAATCAATAATCAAAGGTATTTTCAAAGCTAACAAAGCAGCAAGAGAAAAATCAAGATTAATGAGATAA